The Ranitomeya imitator isolate aRanImi1 chromosome 3, aRanImi1.pri, whole genome shotgun sequence genome has a window encoding:
- the LOC138671721 gene encoding SCAN domain-containing protein 3-like produces the protein MEKYLRMEKANAKKDPGHNSNPDEGPSMRGRQKKKDKTVSSRQYSESHLSFGFTFTRDATAPTPLCLVCGEKLSNSAMVPSKLKHHLQTKHPSVQNKPMEHFVRLRTNNEKGATFLRKSTKVNERALKASYLVAELIAKSKKSHTVAETILPVCKAIVNEMLGPDAAKEIAKVPLSDNTIARRIDDMSADIETVVLEKVRISKKFALQLDESTDISGHCQLLANVRFVDGEAIRENFLFCKALPEKSTGEVIFQVTSEYLDKSGLTWENCTGVCTDGAAAMVGRIKGFVSRVKERNPDVLVTHCFLHREALVAKTLPADLAPVLDDVVHIVNFVKTRPLRCRLFASLCTEMGAEHKILLLHTEVRWLSRGKVLARVYELREELKIFLTNERSDYSKLLASDEWCAKLAYLADIFQYLNELNTRMQGRNENLLTSTDKMNGFRLKVQLWQQHVQGGNLQMFPLTEKLHDDNTAAMCEVIGSHLKTLEEKLSFYFSSTFTECLDWVRDPYSSLSVAGKDMTLKEQEELIELKQDRGLKLKFADLPLDSFWLSVAKEFPILANKAILTLLPFSTTYLCELGFSSLTAIKTKNRERLRTVEEELRVCLSTIPARISLLCLSKQAQVSY, from the coding sequence ATGGAGAAGTATTTGAGAATGGAAAAGGCAAATGCCAAAAAGGACCCTGGACACAATTCTAACCCAGATGAAGGCCCTAGTATGAGAGGTcgacaaaagaaaaaagacaagacGGTGAGCTCAAGACAATACAGTGAAAGCCATCTTTCATTTGGATTTACTTTCACTCGGGATGCGACAGCACCAACACCACTGTGCTTGGTGTGTGGTGAGAAGCTATCCAATAGCGCGATGGTGCCAAGCAAGCTTAAACACCATCTCCAAACGAAACACCCTTCCGTTCAAAACAAGCCGATGGAGCATTTTGTACGCTTACGTACAAACAATGAGAAAGGGGCAACTTTTTTGAGAAAAAGCACAAAGGTAAATGAGAGAGCCCTCAAAGCTAGCTACCTTGTTGCTGAACTCATAGCTAAATCAAAAAAGTCCCACACTGTGGCAGAAACAATACTGCCAGTTTGTAAAGCTATTGTAAATGAGATGCTTGGCCCTGACGCAGCCAAAGAGATAGCTAAAGTGCCTCTCTCTGATAACACAATTGCCAGACGGATTGATGACATGTCTGCGGACATTGAAACAGTTGTTTTGGAAAAAGTGCGCATCAGTAAGAAATTTGCCTTGCAACTTGATGAGTCGACAGATATCAGTGGACATTGTCAGCTGTTGGCCAATGTGCGTTTTGTGGATGGAGAAGCCATTAGAGAaaatttcctattttgcaaggCACTGCCAGAAAAATCAACAGGAGAGGTAATATTCCAGGTCACATCGGAATATCTTGATAAAAGTGGGCTTACATGGGAAAACTGCACAGGTGTCTGCACTGATGGAGCCGCAGCCATGGTCGGGCGCATCAAAGGCTTTGTAAGTAGGGTTAAAGAAAGAAACCCAGATGTTCTTGTTACCCACTGTTTCTTGCACCGTGAGGCCCTCGTTGCAAAGACCTTACCAGCAGATCTAGCTCCTGTGTTGGATGATGTTGTGCACATAGTGAACTTTGTGAAGACGCGACCTTTGAGATGTCGCTTATTTGCGTCTTTGTGTACAGAAATGGGAGCAGAACATAAAATCTTATTGCTCCACACGGAGGTCAGGTGGCTGTCACGCGGCAAAGTGCTGGCCCGTGTGTATGAATTGCGAGAGGAACTTAAAATATTTCTGACAAACGAGAGGTCCGATTATTCAAAGCTGCTTGCAAGTGATGAGTGGTGTGCAAAGCTGGCATACCTGGCTGATATATTTCAATATCTGAATGAACTAAACACACGGATGCAAGGCCGAAATGAAAACCTGCTTACAAGCACTGATAAAATGAACGGATTCCGTTTAAAGGTGCAGCTCTGGCAGCAACATGTGCAGGGTGGCAACCTTCAGATGTTCCCGCTCACCGAGAAACTGCATGATGACAACACTGCTGCAATGTGCGAGGTGATTGGCAGTCATTTGAAAACTCTTGAGGAGAAGTTATCGTTTTATTTCTCTTCAACCTTCACAGAATGCCTTGACTGGGTTAGGGACCCATACAGCTCATTATCCGTTGCTGGAAAGGACATGACTTTAAAGGAGCAAGAGGAACTCATTGAACTGAAGCAAGATCGCGGTTTAAAGCTAAAGTTTGCTGATCTTCCTTTGGACAGTTTTTGGTTATCTGTTGCCAAGGAGTTCCCCATTCTGGCCAACAAAGCTATTTTGACATTGCTCCCATTTTCGACCACATATCTATGTGAGCTGGGCTTCTCAAGCTTGACTGCGATAAAAACTAAAAACAGGGAGAGACTGAGAACTGTTGAGGAAGAGCTTCGTGTGTGTCTTTCCACCATTCCTGCTAGGATATCCCTTTTGTGTTTATCGAAACAGGCCCAGGTTTCATActga